One region of Vallitalea okinawensis genomic DNA includes:
- a CDS encoding glycine C-acetyltransferase — MFDQSRAIYLNTLEEIKESGLYKNERIITTPQSGRIDTTTTPGVLNMCANNYLGLCDHPEVIKAAKDSYDRWGYGLSSVRFICGTQEIHKELEDKISEFLGMEDTILYSSCFDANGGLFETILTADDAIISDELNHASIIDGVRLSKAKRFRYKNNDMADLEAKLKEADEAGARIKLIATDGVFSMDGIIANLEGICDLADQYGAMVMVDDSHAVGFVGEKGRGTHEHCHVMERVDIITGTLGKALGGASGGYTSGRKEIIDLLRQRSRPYLFSNTLSPAISATSIRILDMLMESTEYRDRLEENTRYFRENMRDAGFDIPDGEHAIVPIMLYDAVVASKMADKMLEKGVYVIGFFYPVVPKGKARIRTQISAVHTKEDLDFAIKAFKEAKEELGI; from the coding sequence ATGTTTGATCAATCTAGAGCAATCTATTTAAATACGTTAGAAGAAATTAAAGAAAGTGGTTTATATAAGAACGAAAGAATTATTACTACGCCACAGTCAGGAAGAATTGATACGACAACGACACCTGGTGTTTTAAATATGTGTGCTAATAATTATTTAGGACTTTGTGATCATCCAGAAGTCATTAAGGCTGCCAAAGACAGTTATGATCGATGGGGATATGGCCTATCTTCAGTAAGATTTATTTGTGGAACTCAAGAAATTCATAAAGAACTTGAAGATAAGATTTCTGAATTCTTAGGGATGGAAGATACGATTCTATATTCATCATGTTTTGATGCTAATGGTGGGTTATTTGAAACTATTTTAACTGCTGATGATGCCATTATCAGTGATGAACTTAATCATGCGTCCATTATTGATGGGGTACGATTAAGCAAAGCAAAAAGATTCCGTTATAAAAATAATGATATGGCTGACTTAGAAGCTAAATTGAAGGAAGCCGACGAAGCAGGAGCTCGAATAAAGTTAATTGCAACTGATGGTGTTTTCTCAATGGATGGGATTATTGCTAATTTAGAAGGTATCTGTGATTTAGCTGATCAATACGGTGCTATGGTTATGGTAGATGACAGCCATGCTGTTGGCTTTGTTGGTGAAAAGGGTCGTGGTACACATGAACATTGTCATGTGATGGAGCGTGTTGATATTATTACAGGTACATTAGGTAAGGCATTAGGGGGAGCAAGTGGTGGTTACACAAGTGGGCGTAAAGAAATCATTGATTTATTACGTCAACGCTCTAGACCTTATTTATTCTCAAATACATTATCGCCAGCTATCTCAGCTACCTCTATTAGAATCTTAGATATGTTAATGGAATCTACAGAGTATAGAGATCGTTTAGAAGAGAATACCCGTTATTTTAGAGAAAATATGAGAGATGCTGGATTTGATATACCAGATGGTGAGCATGCCATTGTTCCAATCATGTTATATGATGCAGTAGTTGCATCTAAAATGGCTGACAAGATGCTCGAAAAAGGCGTTTATGTTATAGGATTCTTCTATCCAGTTGTACCAAAAGGAAAAGCAAGAATTCGAACTCAAATTTCTGCTGTGCATACGAAAGAAGATTTGGACTTTGCCATTAAAGCATTTAAAGAAGCAAAAGAAGAATTAGGAATATAA
- the tdh gene encoding L-threonine 3-dehydrogenase, with translation MTQKKMKALVKKFRKPGLWLEDVLVPEIGINDVLIKIHKTSICGTDVHIYKWDDWAQQTIPTPMTVGHEFVGTVEAMGSNVKDYKIGDMVSGEGHLVCGRCRNCLAGRRHLCAHTMGIGVNRPGAFAEYLAIPVTNVWHCDPKIPMEVLSCFDPFGNAVHTALSFDLLGEDVLITGAGPIGIMATAVAKHAGARHIVVTDLNDYRLDLAKKMGASVAVNVSKSSINDAMKELDMKEGFDVGLEMSGNARAFNDMLSAMAHGGKIAMLGIQGPDTTIDWNTVVFNGLTIKGIYGREMYETWYKMTSMIQTGLDIAPVITHKFHYTEFEKGFEIMSSGQSGKVVLEWL, from the coding sequence ATGACGCAAAAAAAAATGAAAGCATTAGTCAAAAAATTCAGAAAACCAGGATTGTGGTTAGAGGATGTACTTGTTCCAGAAATAGGAATTAATGATGTGCTCATAAAAATTCATAAAACATCTATCTGTGGTACTGATGTTCACATATACAAATGGGATGATTGGGCTCAGCAAACCATTCCTACACCAATGACCGTTGGACATGAGTTTGTGGGAACTGTAGAAGCTATGGGAAGTAATGTAAAAGACTATAAGATTGGTGATATGGTTTCAGGAGAAGGACATCTTGTTTGTGGACGCTGTCGTAACTGTCTTGCAGGACGTCGTCATTTATGTGCTCATACAATGGGCATCGGAGTAAATCGACCTGGAGCATTTGCTGAGTATCTTGCGATTCCTGTCACTAATGTATGGCATTGTGATCCTAAAATTCCGATGGAAGTGTTGAGCTGTTTCGACCCATTTGGTAATGCAGTACATACTGCTTTATCCTTTGATTTATTGGGAGAGGATGTACTCATTACAGGTGCAGGACCCATCGGTATTATGGCTACCGCAGTAGCAAAGCATGCTGGTGCTCGTCATATCGTTGTTACAGATTTAAATGATTACCGCTTAGATTTAGCTAAAAAAATGGGTGCTTCTGTAGCTGTTAATGTATCAAAGAGCTCCATTAATGATGCCATGAAAGAATTAGATATGAAAGAAGGTTTTGATGTTGGTCTTGAGATGTCAGGTAATGCAAGAGCTTTCAACGATATGCTTTCTGCTATGGCGCATGGTGGTAAGATTGCTATGCTAGGAATACAAGGCCCTGATACAACCATTGATTGGAATACAGTTGTATTTAATGGATTGACCATTAAAGGAATTTATGGTCGTGAAATGTATGAAACATGGTATAAAATGACATCAATGATTCAGACAGGTCTTGATATTGCACCTGTTATAACACATAAATTTCATTACACAGAATTTGAAAAAGGTTTTGAAATCATGTCATCAGGTCAATCTGGTAAAGTAGTTTTAGAATGGTTATAA